GCCTCGAGCATATCGACGACCTGACCGCGGATTTGGCGCTCGGCCTGGGCTGATCGCCACGATAGAGCCGCTAACAAAATCCAGTGAAACGGTGCTGGCAAGGCGCGCGAAACGCAGGCAGTACAAGACGTACGACCAGTGAGCGCAACGCCGCCAGCAGGGTTTTGTTAGTGGCTTCTACTTTCCCGCGGGCCCGGCATCCGATATGCTGGGCACGTAATCTCCAGTGCCGGGACGACCCGGCACTGTCTCGTTTCATCCGGGGACGGCCCCGACCTTCACCAAGGAAAAGGCCCATGTCTCCTACTCTCATCCCCTGGATTTCCCTCGTTTTCGCCGGCCTGTTCGAAGTGGCTTGGGCGCTCGCACTGAAAGCGTCGCACGGTTTCTCGCGTCCGCTGCCTTCGATCGTTTTTGTCGCGACCCTGGCGGTCAGCATGGGGCTGCTCGCCTATGCGGTGAAGCACCTGCCGCTCGGCACCGCCTATGCGATCTGGGTCGGTATCGGCACGCTCGGTACGGTGCTGCTCGGCATCGTCTGGTTCCACGAGCCGATGAATCTGTGGCGCGTGCTGTCCGTGTTGCTGATCCTGGCCGGCATCGTCGGTTTGAAGCTGGGCTGACCGCGTTTTCCCCCTAGGGAAAATGCTTATGTTTCGCCGCCGCGTCGGCGGCGATCATCCTGTCTGTTGTAGTGTCATAAAAACGACTACATTGCGCCGCCCGGACGCAGTGATTTCATGACTCGGAGACAGGATGAGTACGTTCAAATCAAAACTGATCTGGCTCGCCGTGGCCATCGTGGGGGCGTTTGCCTTCGGGATGCTGGCGCTGAGCCGTGGGGAGCATGTCAACGCGGTATGGCTGGTGGTCTCGGCCGTGGCCTGCTACAGCATCGCCTACCGCTTCTATAGCTCGTTCATCGCCAACAAGGTATTCGAGCTCGACGATCGCCGGATGACGCCGGCCGAACGCCGCAACGACGGCCTCGACTACGTGCCGACCAACAAGTGGGTGCTGTTCGGCCACCATTTTGCCGCGATTGCCGGTGCCGGCCCGCTGGTCGGCCCGATCCTCGCCGCGCAGATGGGCTTTTTGCCCGGCACGCTGTGGATCCTGATCGGCGTGATGATCGCCGGTGCGGTGCAGGACTTCCTGGTGCTGTTCATCTCGACCCGCCGCGACGGGCGCTCGCTCGGCGAAATGGCCAAGCAGGAGCTCGGCCCCTTCGCCGGCGTGGTGGTGATGCTCGGCGCGCTCGGCGTGATGATCATCATCCTGTCGGCGCTGGCGCTGATCGTCGTGAAGGCGCTGGCCGAAAGCCCGTGGGGCACGTTCACCATCGCGGCGACGATTCCGATCGCGCTGTTCATGGGCGTGTACATGCGCTACATCCGTCCGGGCCGCATCGGCGAGATTTCGGTGATCGGCTTCATCCTGATGATGCTGGCCATCGTCTACGGCGAGGACATCGCGCAGAGCCCGGTCTGGGGCCCGATGTTCACGCTGCACGGCACTCAGCTCGTCTGGGCGCTGGTGATCTACGGCTTCATCGCCTCGGTGCTGCCGGTGTGGCTGCTGCTGGCGCCGCGCGACTACCTGTCGACCTTCCTGAAGATCGGCGTCATTGTCGGCCTGGCCGTCGGCATCGTCTTTGCCGCGCCCGAGCTGAAGATGCCGTCGGTTACCCGCTTCATCGACGGCACCGGTCCGGTGTTCTCGGGCAGCCTGTTCCCGTTCCTGTTCATCACCATCGCCTGCGGCTCGATCTCGGGCTTCCACGCGCTGGTGTCGTCGGGTACGACGCCGAAGCTGGTCGAACGCGAAAGCCACATGCGCATGATCGGCTACGGCGGCATGCTGATGGAGTCGTTCGTCGCGATCATGGCGCTGATCTGCGCCTCGGTGATCGACCCGGGCGTCTACTTCGCGCTGAACTCGCCGGCCGCCGTGATCGGCAAGACGGTCGAGT
This window of the Jeongeupia sp. USM3 genome carries:
- a CDS encoding multidrug efflux SMR transporter, translated to MSPTLIPWISLVFAGLFEVAWALALKASHGFSRPLPSIVFVATLAVSMGLLAYAVKHLPLGTAYAIWVGIGTLGTVLLGIVWFHEPMNLWRVLSVLLILAGIVGLKLG
- a CDS encoding carbon starvation CstA family protein, whose amino-acid sequence is MSTFKSKLIWLAVAIVGAFAFGMLALSRGEHVNAVWLVVSAVACYSIAYRFYSSFIANKVFELDDRRMTPAERRNDGLDYVPTNKWVLFGHHFAAIAGAGPLVGPILAAQMGFLPGTLWILIGVMIAGAVQDFLVLFISTRRDGRSLGEMAKQELGPFAGVVVMLGALGVMIIILSALALIVVKALAESPWGTFTIAATIPIALFMGVYMRYIRPGRIGEISVIGFILMMLAIVYGEDIAQSPVWGPMFTLHGTQLVWALVIYGFIASVLPVWLLLAPRDYLSTFLKIGVIVGLAVGIVFAAPELKMPSVTRFIDGTGPVFSGSLFPFLFITIACGSISGFHALVSSGTTPKLVERESHMRMIGYGGMLMESFVAIMALICASVIDPGVYFALNSPAAVIGKTVESASEVINGWGFVVTPEMLVQIAKDVGEHSILSRAGGAPTFAVGMAHIITDIFNSRAMMAFWYHFAILFEALFILTAVDAGTRACRFMVQDLAGVAIPSLGKSRSWLGNMVGTTIAVAGWGFFVYQGVVDPLGGINTLWPLFGIGNQMLASMALILGTVVLFKMKKERYAWVTIVPTVWLFITSMTAGWQKIFSENPKIGFLAVADKFNAAAANGTIIAPAKTVEDMQRIAFNNQINATLCGFFMIVAAVMLVAAFFNVRRALAARHPTVREAEVVMRGDEAAANA